The sequence CGAGGCCATCGCCGACGCCGCGCAGATCCTAGACTACCTGCGTGAGACTGCCCACGAGAACGGCATCGACCGGCATATCCGCTACCAGCACAAGGTGAAGAGCGCCGACTGGTGCAGCAAGAGCGCACGCTGGACGGTCACCGTCGAGCGCACGGACACCGGCGAAGAGCAGCGCCTCACCTGCACCTGGCTGTTCTCGGCGGCCGGCTACTACCGCTACGACGAAGGCTTCACCCCGCGCTTCGAGGGCATCGAGCAGTTCGCCGGGCAGGTCATCCACCCGCAGCAGTGGCCGGAAGACCTCGACTACAGCGGCAAGCGCGTACTGGTGATCGGCAGCGGCGCCACCGCCGTGACCCTGGTGCCGGCGATGACGCCCAAGGCCGCCCACGTGACCATGCTGCAGCGCACGCCCACCTATGTGATGAACATCCCGCAGAAGGACCCCATCGCCCTCCTCCTGCGCCGCCTGCTGCCGGCCAAACAGGCGCACCAGCTCACCCGCTACAAGAACGTGCTGCTCACCCGCGGCATCTGGCTGCTGTGCCAGAAATACCCGCGCTTCGCCCGCCGGCTGATCCGCTTCCTCAACAAGCGCGAACTGCCCGAAGGCTACCCGGTGGACGAACACTTCAACCCGCCCTACAACCCCTGGGACCAGCGCCTGTGTGCGGTGCCGGACGGCGACCTGTTCAAGTGCATCAGCGAGGGTTCGGCCGATATCGTCACCGACCGCATCCGCACCTTCACCCCGCGCGGCGTGGCGCTGGAGTCCGGCAAGGAGCTCGAAGCGGACATCGTCATCACCGCCACCGGGCTCAACCTGCAGCTGTTCGGCGGCATGCAGATAGCGGTCGACGGCGAGCCGGTGGACTTCGCGAGCAAGGTCGCCTTCAAGGGCATGATGCTCGACGGCCTGCCCAACTTCGCCTTCGCGGTCGGCTACACCAACGCATCCTGGACGCTCAAGGTCGGCCTGCTGTGCGAGCACTTCTGCCGCCTGGTGGGCTACCTCGACGAGCACGGCTACGCCTTCTGCTACCCGCAACTGCCCAGCCCCGACATGCCCACCCGCCCGCTGCTCGACTTCGGCGCCGGCTACGTCCAGCGCGCCCTGCCGATGCTGCCGCGGCAAGGCATGGGCGCGCCCTGGCTGATGTCGATGAACTACCTGGAAGACGCCAAGGTGCTGCGCCGCGGCCCGGTGCTCGACCCCAACCTGCGCTTCGCGGTGGCCGGCACTCCGGTTTTCCCGGCCGACAACGCCAGCTTCCAGCCCGCCCCGGCCTGACCCCGGCGCAACGCACCTCCTTAACGGCCAGGACAACAACAATGAAAAGCTTCGCCAACAAGGTCATCGTCATCACCGGCGCGGGGTCGGGCATGGGTCGCGCCTACGCGCTGGAATTCGCCCGCCACGGCGCGCGCCTCGCCCTCAACGACTACGACCCCGCCGGCCTCGCGGAAACCGTGCAACTGCTGCAAGGTTCCGACGCGGGGACGGTGTTCAGCCAGGCCTGCGACGTGGGCGACCGCGATGCGATGTACGCCTTCGCCGCCGACGTGAAGCAGGCGCTGGGCAACGCCCACGTCATCATCAACAACGCCGGCGTCGGCGGTGGCGGCCAGCCGGTCTGGGCGATGACCGACGCCGACTACGAACGCACCCTGCGCATCAACTTCTTCGGCGTGGTCCACGGCACCCGCGCCTTCCTGCCGCAGCTGCTGGCCAACGGCGAAGGAGCGATCGTCAACATCTCCAGCGTCTTCGGCCTGGTCGGCACGCCCGGCGCCTCGGACTACTGCGCCTCCAAGTTCGCCGTGCGCGGCTTTACCGAATCGCTGATGGTCGAGCTGGAGGAAAGCCCGATCAGCGTGCACCTGGTCCACCCCGGCGGCATCCGCACCAACATCGCCAAGGGCGCGCCCAACGGCGAGGAGTTCACCCGCAAGTTCCTCAAGACCGACCCGGCCTACGTCGCCACCGAAGTGATCCGCTGCATCCGCAGCGGCAAGCAGCGCATCGTCCTGGGCCACCAATCAGGCCAGGTATGGCTGCTGTCCTGGGCGCTGTCGCTGGAAAGGCGCAACCGCCTGCTCTACCGGATGCTCAAGGGCATGCTCGACCCCGGCCAGTACGACCGCGTGCGCCGCCGCGCCTCCTGAAACAGAACACGCCACGTCCAGACCACAAGAACGAGAAGCCCAGATGAACGCCAAGATCAGCGACCCGGACCGCATCACCCCACGCGAGCACATCGACTTCCGCCTGGACGCCAGCATCCCCCGCTACTGGTACGAGAACGACCCGTACAAGACCCGGCTCATGGACGGCATGCAGATGTACTTCCCCGACGGCGAACGCTACTTCATCACCTGCGTGCGCCCCTACCGCGGCATGATCACCGACCCGGTACTGGCCAGGCACGTGAAGGACTTCACCCGCCAGGAAGGCCAGCACGGCATCGCCCACACCCAGTTCAACGAACTGCTGCGCAAGCAGGGCCTGCCGGT is a genomic window of Pseudomonas knackmussii B13 containing:
- a CDS encoding SDR family NAD(P)-dependent oxidoreductase; this encodes MKSFANKVIVITGAGSGMGRAYALEFARHGARLALNDYDPAGLAETVQLLQGSDAGTVFSQACDVGDRDAMYAFAADVKQALGNAHVIINNAGVGGGGQPVWAMTDADYERTLRINFFGVVHGTRAFLPQLLANGEGAIVNISSVFGLVGTPGASDYCASKFAVRGFTESLMVELEESPISVHLVHPGGIRTNIAKGAPNGEEFTRKFLKTDPAYVATEVIRCIRSGKQRIVLGHQSGQVWLLSWALSLERRNRLLYRMLKGMLDPGQYDRVRRRAS
- a CDS encoding flavin-containing monooxygenase, with protein sequence MTVQQSPAIEHLDVLIIGAGLSGIGAAYYLQRDLPGKRYAILEGRAASGGTWDLFRYPGIRSDSDLYTFGYEFKPWRSDEAIADAAQILDYLRETAHENGIDRHIRYQHKVKSADWCSKSARWTVTVERTDTGEEQRLTCTWLFSAAGYYRYDEGFTPRFEGIEQFAGQVIHPQQWPEDLDYSGKRVLVIGSGATAVTLVPAMTPKAAHVTMLQRTPTYVMNIPQKDPIALLLRRLLPAKQAHQLTRYKNVLLTRGIWLLCQKYPRFARRLIRFLNKRELPEGYPVDEHFNPPYNPWDQRLCAVPDGDLFKCISEGSADIVTDRIRTFTPRGVALESGKELEADIVITATGLNLQLFGGMQIAVDGEPVDFASKVAFKGMMLDGLPNFAFAVGYTNASWTLKVGLLCEHFCRLVGYLDEHGYAFCYPQLPSPDMPTRPLLDFGAGYVQRALPMLPRQGMGAPWLMSMNYLEDAKVLRRGPVLDPNLRFAVAGTPVFPADNASFQPAPA